In Gloeocapsa sp. PCC 73106, the genomic window TTAATCCAATAGAAAGATTTTGGAAAGAGCTAAAAAAATTAATGAAATGGGAAATCTTTGATGATTTAGAAGAATTAAGATTAAAACTAAGTAAAAACTTAGAAAAATTAACGCCATTAATGATTCAATCTGTTACGGGTTGGGACTTTATTCTTGAGTCTTTATTTAGTACTATTATACCGCAAAGTTGATAAATCTTAAGTTAAGAAATATACAATGTATTTTTAGCAATTTTATTTCCATTTAATATTACAGCTAACATTTCTGTTTCGACTGGTATGGGACCTTTCTCAACTTTGACCTAAACGAATCACACGATTGCAATACTATCATAACCTACTGTCCGGATTGGTAGAGCGCGATCGCCTTAATTTAATTACCTTAAATTACAAATTTTATTTCCGGAAACGATATGCCGAACGCTGTAGGTAAATTTGTACTTTATTCATCGGTGAAAAAACATGGAAAGTCTGACCTCAACGATGATCATCCTATCTATTGATGGTCAAGTGCAATCAATGACCCAAAAAGCTGAACAATTACTACATCAATACCTTAGTTTCTCCCATGGGCAAACCTCTTTACCCTATCTCCTCCAACAATGGGTAAAGCATCAAGTCTCTGCACTCTGGCAACCTCATGGAATTCCTTTTCTTCCCCGTCCTTTGGCTTTAGAACAGGAAGGAAGGCGTTTGAGCATTTGCTTTCAAGCTGACGAAGGGACTGAGCAAATTTACTTACAACTAGAAGAAACTCAAGCCGCTCGCTTTTCACCAGAATCTCTGGAAATGTTAGGGCTAACGAAACGGGAAGCAGAGGTATTATTTTGGAGTGCTAAAGATGAGAGTTCAAAAGTCATCGCCAGACGGTTAGGCATTAGGGAGGGTACCGTCAAAAAGCATTTAGAAAACATTCGCAATAAATTCGGGGTTCAAACTCGCCTGGCTGCTGTTATGTATGCTTTAGAGAAGTTGGGTCTGGTCAACTTTTAACATAAAGCAAGAAGACCAATACTCTTATCTTTCGCAAAAGATCTAATCACCTCGTAATTCTTTCTCAATAAAGTTTCTATAGTTTTTGTGGAGCAATTTCCTGAGCGAATCCAAATTACTTTGGGAGGAAAACCCCTAATCATCAATAATTCATTAAAATCAGAATCCTTAGTGACAATAATATAGTTTTGTTTTTTAGCTATTTCCCAGACTATATTGTCTGAGACTTGGTCTAATTTCATCAAGTAAAGATGATTAGAACTTGGATAAGTATCTGCTAAAGTTTTCATTAAGCAATGTGATAAATTGTGATCAAAAAGTAATTGCATTAATGAACTAAAAGAGTTTGACGTTCACGCTCAGCCGCATAACTTAAACAAGCTAAAATATCTTCTTTTGTTAAATAAGGAAAATCTTCGAGAACTTCTTCGTAAGTCATTCCAGAAGCAAGATAGGAAAGAACATCATAAACAGTGATTCTCATTCCTCTAATACAAGGTTTTCCACTTCTTTTGCCCGGCTCTATAGTAATAATGTGTTGATATTGCATAGCTTGAACTTAATTTAACCATTTTCTCTATCATAACCCACTGTCCAGATTGGTAGAGAGCGATCGCCTTAGTTTGATTACCTTAAATTACAAATTTATTTCCGGAAACAACACACCGAAGGCTGTAGGTAAATGTGTACTTTATTCATCTTTTAACAAGTTCTCTCAAAGCATCCTTGCAAGACAAGATATGATAAGAATAGTCAATTTGAGTGGTTTTTCACCTAACTAAAGCGCGATCGCTAATTCAGATTTCTTTTATGTTACCTTAATCCATCACCCGAAACAGTCGTTCAATTTAACCATACCATGAAAAATTTACTGAATCGCATCACCTATAATACCAAGCAATGTGGAGGGAGACCTTGTATTCGAGGTATGCGCATTAGAGTTGCTGATATTTTGTCGATGTTAGCGGATAATGTTTCTTCTGAGGAAATACTCCAAGACTTCCCTGATTTGGAGATTGAAGATATTCAAGCCAGTTTATTTTTTGCCGCTCAAAGAAGCAATATTCCCAAGTTAACGAGATGAAATTTTGGATAGACGCTCAATTACCACCTTCTCTGGCAAATTGGCTAAAGGAAAATTTTC contains:
- a CDS encoding DUF433 domain-containing protein translates to MKNLLNRITYNTKQCGGRPCIRGMRIRVADILSMLADNVSSEEILQDFPDLEIEDIQASLFFAAQRSNIPKLTR
- a CDS encoding helix-turn-helix domain-containing protein, producing MESLTSTMIILSIDGQVQSMTQKAEQLLHQYLSFSHGQTSLPYLLQQWVKHQVSALWQPHGIPFLPRPLALEQEGRRLSICFQADEGTEQIYLQLEETQAARFSPESLEMLGLTKREAEVLFWSAKDESSKVIARRLGIREGTVKKHLENIRNKFGVQTRLAAVMYALEKLGLVNF
- a CDS encoding DUF433 domain-containing protein; translated protein: MQYQHIITIEPGKRSGKPCIRGMRITVYDVLSYLASGMTYEEVLEDFPYLTKEDILACLSYAAERERQTLLVH
- a CDS encoding DUF5615 family PIN-like protein, which encodes MQLLFDHNLSHCLMKTLADTYPSSNHLYLMKLDQVSDNIVWEIAKKQNYIIVTKDSDFNELLMIRGFPPKVIWIRSGNCSTKTIETLLRKNYEVIRSFAKDKSIGLLALC